The Leclercia sp. S52 genome has a segment encoding these proteins:
- the osmX gene encoding osmoprotectant ABC transporter substrate-binding protein OsmX: MRLFTGLTALCAAALFSSQALAAPLILATKSFTEQHILSAMTVQYLQKKGFQVQPQTNIATVISRNAMINKQIDMTWEYTGTSLIIFNHINKRMSPQESYETVKRLDAKHGLVWLKPADMNNTYAFAMQRKRAEAEHINTMSELVAKVEQVRKTDPDNNWLLGLDLEFSGRSDGMKPLQAAYNLELDRPQIRQMDPGLVYNAVRDGFVDAGLIYTTDGRVKGFDLKVLEDDKGFFPSYAVTPVVRKDTLEANPGLEEALNTLSAQLNNDVITELNKKVDIDHQSPQQVARDFLRSKQLL, encoded by the coding sequence ATGAGACTGTTTACCGGCCTGACGGCGCTGTGCGCCGCCGCGCTCTTCTCCAGCCAGGCGCTCGCCGCGCCGCTGATTCTGGCGACCAAGAGCTTTACCGAGCAGCACATTCTCTCGGCCATGACCGTGCAGTATCTGCAAAAGAAAGGTTTTCAGGTGCAGCCGCAGACCAATATTGCGACGGTGATTTCGCGTAACGCGATGATCAACAAGCAGATCGACATGACCTGGGAGTACACCGGGACTTCGCTGATCATCTTTAACCACATCAACAAACGCATGTCGCCGCAGGAGTCTTACGAGACGGTGAAACGTCTGGATGCCAAACATGGTCTGGTGTGGCTTAAACCCGCCGACATGAACAATACCTACGCTTTCGCCATGCAGCGGAAGCGCGCCGAAGCGGAACATATCAACACCATGTCGGAGCTGGTGGCGAAGGTTGAGCAGGTGCGTAAAACCGACCCGGATAACAACTGGCTGCTGGGGCTGGACCTGGAATTTTCCGGGCGCAGCGACGGCATGAAGCCGCTCCAGGCTGCCTATAACCTGGAGCTGGATCGCCCGCAGATCCGCCAGATGGACCCCGGTCTGGTCTATAACGCGGTGCGCGACGGCTTTGTCGACGCCGGGCTGATCTACACCACCGACGGGCGCGTGAAGGGCTTTGACCTGAAGGTGCTGGAAGATGATAAAGGCTTCTTCCCGAGCTACGCGGTAACCCCGGTGGTGCGTAAGGACACGCTGGAAGCCAATCCGGGCCTGGAGGAGGCGCTGAACACCCTCTCCGCCCAGCTCAACAACGACGTTATCACCGAACTGAACAAGAAGGTGGATATCGATCATCAGTCACCGCAGCAGGTCGCCCGTGATTTCCTGCGTAGCAAGCAGCTGCTGTAA
- the osmV gene encoding osmoprotectant ABC transporter ATP-binding protein OsmV: MIKLENLTKQFSQKQGQSFKAVDNVNLNVPEGEMCVLLGPSGCGKTTTLKMINRLITPSSGKILINGQDTTDMDTVTLRRNIGYVIQQIGLFPNMTIEENITVVPRMLGWDKARCKTRAEELMDMVAMDPHKFLNRYPREMSGGQQQRIGVIRALAADPPVLLMDEPFGAVDPINREVIQNQFLEMQRKLKKTVMLVSHDIDEALKLGDRIAVFRQGKIVQCASPDELLAKPANEFVGSFVGQDRTLKRLLLVSAGDVTDQQPTLTVRPATPLPEAFAIMDDNDIRAVTVVDENGKPLGFVKRREARQASGTCADLIHPFRMTGKAEDNLRVVLSRLYESNTSWMPIVDEEGRYNGEISQDYIAEYLSSGRTRRALNIYSES, encoded by the coding sequence ATGATAAAACTGGAAAACCTCACCAAACAATTTTCACAGAAACAGGGCCAGAGCTTTAAGGCCGTGGACAACGTCAACCTGAACGTGCCCGAAGGGGAAATGTGCGTGCTGCTCGGCCCGTCCGGCTGCGGCAAGACCACGACCCTGAAGATGATTAACCGCCTCATTACCCCAAGCAGCGGCAAGATCCTGATCAACGGTCAGGACACCACCGACATGGATACCGTCACCCTGCGCCGCAACATCGGCTACGTGATCCAGCAGATTGGTCTGTTCCCGAACATGACCATCGAAGAGAACATCACCGTGGTGCCGCGGATGCTGGGCTGGGATAAAGCCCGCTGTAAAACCCGCGCCGAGGAGCTGATGGATATGGTGGCGATGGATCCGCATAAGTTCCTCAACCGCTATCCGCGCGAGATGTCCGGCGGCCAGCAGCAGCGTATCGGCGTTATTCGTGCCCTGGCGGCGGATCCTCCGGTACTGCTGATGGATGAGCCGTTCGGTGCGGTCGACCCGATTAACCGCGAGGTGATCCAGAACCAGTTCCTCGAGATGCAGCGCAAGCTGAAAAAGACCGTGATGCTGGTGAGCCACGACATCGACGAGGCGCTGAAGCTGGGCGACCGCATCGCCGTCTTCCGTCAGGGGAAAATCGTTCAGTGCGCCAGCCCGGATGAACTGCTGGCCAAACCGGCGAATGAGTTTGTCGGCTCGTTCGTCGGCCAGGACCGCACCCTGAAGCGCCTGCTGCTGGTGTCGGCGGGGGATGTGACCGATCAGCAGCCAACCCTGACCGTGCGTCCGGCGACGCCGCTGCCTGAAGCCTTTGCCATCATGGATGACAACGACATCCGGGCCGTGACCGTGGTGGACGAAAACGGTAAACCGCTGGGCTTTGTGAAGCGCCGGGAAGCGCGTCAGGCCAGCGGCACCTGTGCCGATCTGATCCACCCGTTCCGCATGACCGGCAAGGCGGAAGACAATCTGCGCGTGGTGCTGTCCCGTCTGTACGAGAGCAACACCAGCTGGATGCCGATTGTCGATGAGGAGGGGCGCTATAACGGCGAGATTTCCCAGGACTATATTGCGGAGTATCTCAGCTCCGGGCGTACCCGCCGGGCGCTGAATATTTATAGCGAAAGTTAA
- the osmW gene encoding osmoprotectant ABC transporter permease OsmW, whose amino-acid sequence MDTVHYIIDNWGYLLTLTLQHLWLVALAVGLAIIIGVPLGILIVRHKWLATPVLGIATIVLTIPSIALFGLMIPLFSMIGQGIGALPAITAVFLYSLLPIVRNTHTALDSLPPGLREAGRGIGMTFWQRLRWVEIPMALPVIFGGIRTAVVMNIGVMAIAAVIGAGGLGLLLLNGIGGSDIRMLIAGALMICLLAIVLDWLLHRLQIVLTPKGIR is encoded by the coding sequence ATGGATACGGTTCACTACATTATTGATAACTGGGGCTATCTGTTAACCCTGACGCTGCAACATCTGTGGCTGGTGGCGCTGGCCGTGGGCCTGGCCATCATTATTGGCGTGCCGCTGGGTATTCTGATCGTGCGCCACAAATGGCTGGCAACGCCGGTGCTGGGGATTGCTACCATCGTGCTGACTATCCCGTCCATCGCCCTGTTCGGGCTGATGATCCCGCTCTTTTCCATGATCGGTCAGGGTATTGGCGCCCTGCCCGCCATTACGGCGGTATTCCTCTACTCGCTGCTGCCGATTGTGCGTAATACCCACACCGCCCTCGACAGCCTGCCACCCGGCCTGCGCGAAGCCGGTCGCGGCATCGGCATGACCTTCTGGCAGCGTCTGCGCTGGGTAGAAATTCCCATGGCGCTGCCGGTGATTTTTGGCGGGATCCGCACCGCCGTGGTGATGAATATTGGCGTGATGGCGATTGCCGCCGTCATCGGCGCGGGCGGGCTGGGCCTGCTGCTGCTTAACGGCATTGGCGGAAGCGATATCCGTATGCTGATTGCCGGTGCACTGATGATTTGTCTTTTAGCGATTGTGCTCGACTGGTTACTGCACCGTCTGCAGATCGTTCTGACTCCAAAGGGGATTCGATAA
- a CDS encoding YoaK family protein, whose product MLIKLKKERTHQEDRRLALWLATSAGLLNAIALGAFGFFPSHMTGNTSQFSSEISSTDLNDIIFFATIILSFVTGAIIARIIVLWGIVQNVRLIFCQVLFIEGVLLAGVSLYEMYFHTLTTNREIIVFLCGLMGIHNSTSTQLSGGRVRSTHITGTLTDAGIALASVVVAMLRRDFSKDTAAQRSQLKTHLTTLFSFITGGIAGLILFRWFGFNAMLALGLMLTFVAAFCIISTSLRVRKARAALSK is encoded by the coding sequence TTGCTGATTAAACTCAAGAAAGAACGTACGCATCAGGAGGATCGCCGGCTCGCCCTCTGGCTGGCCACCTCCGCAGGCTTGCTGAATGCCATTGCGCTGGGGGCATTCGGTTTTTTTCCTTCCCACATGACCGGCAACACCTCACAATTTTCCAGCGAAATTTCTTCAACGGATCTGAACGACATTATTTTCTTTGCCACCATTATTTTATCGTTTGTGACGGGCGCAATCATTGCGCGGATAATCGTTTTATGGGGGATCGTGCAGAACGTACGGCTCATTTTTTGTCAGGTTTTGTTTATTGAAGGAGTATTACTGGCGGGCGTCTCTCTGTATGAAATGTATTTTCATACCTTAACAACCAATCGTGAAATTATTGTTTTTCTCTGCGGACTGATGGGGATCCATAATTCAACCTCCACACAACTTTCCGGCGGACGGGTAAGATCCACGCACATTACCGGCACCTTAACCGATGCAGGCATTGCGCTGGCTTCCGTTGTGGTGGCGATGCTACGCCGGGATTTCTCCAAAGATACGGCAGCCCAAAGAAGCCAGCTTAAAACCCATCTCACCACCCTTTTCTCGTTTATCACGGGAGGGATTGCGGGGCTGATACTGTTCAGATGGTTCGGCTTTAATGCAATGCTGGCGCTGGGGCTGATGCTGACTTTTGTAGCCGCTTTCTGCATCATCAGCACCTCGCTGAGGGTGCGAAAAGCCCGGGCTGCGCTGAGCAAATAA
- the osmY gene encoding osmoprotectant ABC transporter permease OsmY: MHPLFKRSLLFVGAIIVVVALLVWGIGLETIKARQVDLVYLGQQHLILVFSSMFFALLVGIPSGILLSRPAARGIAEYVMQIFNVGNTLPPLAVLALAMVVIGIGDTPAIIALFLASLLPIVRNTYAGLCSVPGSLLEAANGIGMTKWQRLWQVEVPNAWPVMLSGIRIATAINVGTAPLAFLIGASSYGELIFPGIYLNDFPTLILGAAATALFALILDTLLAALGRLMSPHLAR; this comes from the coding sequence ATGCATCCATTATTCAAACGTTCGCTGCTTTTTGTCGGCGCGATTATCGTGGTCGTCGCCCTCCTCGTCTGGGGAATTGGGCTGGAGACGATCAAAGCGCGCCAGGTTGACCTGGTCTATCTCGGGCAACAGCATCTGATTTTAGTCTTCTCCTCCATGTTCTTCGCCCTGCTGGTCGGTATCCCCAGCGGTATTTTGCTGAGCCGTCCGGCCGCGCGAGGTATCGCCGAATACGTGATGCAAATCTTTAACGTCGGTAACACCCTGCCGCCGCTGGCCGTTCTGGCCCTGGCGATGGTGGTGATTGGCATTGGTGATACCCCGGCCATCATCGCCCTGTTCCTGGCCTCGCTGCTGCCCATCGTGCGTAACACCTACGCCGGGCTGTGCTCGGTGCCGGGCTCGCTGCTGGAAGCGGCGAACGGTATCGGGATGACCAAATGGCAGCGTCTGTGGCAGGTGGAGGTCCCCAACGCCTGGCCGGTGATGCTCTCCGGGATCCGCATCGCCACCGCGATTAACGTCGGTACCGCGCCGCTGGCCTTCCTGATCGGCGCCAGCAGCTACGGCGAGCTGATTTTCCCGGGTATTTACCTGAACGACTTCCCGACGCTGATCCTGGGCGCGGCGGCTACCGCCCTGTTTGCCCTGATTCTGGATACGCTGCTGGCGGCGCTGGGTCGTCTGATGAGCCCGCACCTCGCGCGATAA